The genomic interval GCTCGGCGGTCCCGATGCCAGTCGACCTGGCCGAGCTTGTCGTTGGCGACACGACGAGCGCGACAAGGACGCAGAAGAGCAGGCCGGTGTGGCTCCACTCCGATGCCGGGGGCTGCGAACGCTGCATGAAGCCTCCTTTCGGCGACCGCACCAGCTTCGAGGGCAGGGGGGGGCGTGTCAAGACGGGCCGGGCAATCGACACTCCGTCAGGTTCAGACGATCGATCAACTGCCGCAGGCGGCCGTAGTGTACACGGTCGAAGCGGAAGACCAGGCGCGGCAGGTGGAAGATTTCCGGCTCGTTGCCCTCGGCGGAGAAGGCTGCGCGTTGTTCGATGATACCGTCGGTGACGATGTCGCGAAATTCGTCGGTAAGCTGTTGCACGAACTCGGCGGGAAGCTGTCTTGTCAGGCGCAGGACAAAGTGGTCGCGGACAAAGCGGGAGGAGTGGTAGACACGGTAGAAGGCGGTGATCTCGCCGACCGCGGTCGCGACGTCGTCGGTTACCTTGTACAGCGCGAGGTCGTCGCGGCCGATCATGCCGCGGCGCAGGATGTGATCCTCGACGTAGCGTTGCCACGTCTTCCAGTACGTCCCCTGGGGTTCGTCCAACAGCACCAGGGGCATGGGCCGCGTTTTCCCGGTCTGCAGCAGGGTGAGGGTTTCGAAGCCCTCGTCGTGGGTGCCGAAACCTCCTGGAAACAGAACCACGGCGTGCGCTTCCTTCAGGAAGAAGAGTTTGCGCGTGAAGAAGTAGCGAAAGGTGAGCAGCTTCGTGTCGCCTTCGATAACGGCGTTGGCTGTCTGTTCGAAGGGCAGACGGATGTTGACCCCGAAGCTCCGTTCACGGCCCGCACCGCGCTGACAGGCTTCCATGATGCCCGGCCCGGCCCCCGTGATCACCATGAAGCCGGCGTCGGCTATCTGGCGTGCAAACCGTTCGGCGAGATCGAAGATCCGGTCGCCGGGCTTCGTACGGGCCGAGCCGAACGTGCTGACTTTGCGAACCTGCCGATAGGGCGCGAAGACGCCGAAAGCGGTGGCCATTTCGCGCAGGGCACCGGCGACGATCTTCAAGTCGCCGACGCTGGTGTGATCCTCGGCCAGCCGGTTGGCGGTCTCGGCTATGTCATTGAGGTAGCGCCGTTGCTCGTTGGTGTGCTCGGTCCTTGCCGTCATGCCCCGAGCATAAGACACGCGGCCGGGACGGGCCAGCGACCGTTAGAGGCAGAGCGCGGGCTTCGCCCGCAACCCAAAGCGAACAACCAGCCCGTTCGCCCCGAGTAGGAGCCCTTCCCCTGGGCTCCGCCCGCAACCCAAAGCGAACAACCAGCCCGTTCGCCCCGAGTAGGAGCCCTTCCCCTGGGCTCCGTATCGAGGGGCGCGCCCGTGCCGAACCTATCCCTCGATACGCCGCCTGAGCCCTTCGATACGCCGATTGAGAAGACATCGGCTACTCAGGGCGATCGGGTCATCGAGACGGCTGCTACTCGGGACGAACGGCCGGGCACAGCCGTTCCATGGCCTGAAGATTCCTTCGCGCCGTGCGCGCATCCGCGTAAATCGCGAATCAGAACGTAAACCTCCGCATGCTGATGTTCATGAGCAGGCCGATGGCAATCATGGTGGCGAGCAGGGAGGAGCCGCCGTAACTGAAGAACGGCAGGGTAACGCCGACCACGGGCAGGACGCCCATGGCCATCGCCATGTTGATGAACACCTGACAGAAGATGCCGGCGCTCAACCCGAACGCCAGCAGCGTCCCGAAGGCATCTCGGGCTCGGCTGGCCACCACAATACAGCGCAGCAGCAAGACGACGTAGGCTCCCAACAGGGCCGCCGAGCCGAGAAATCCCCACTCCTCCGCGAACACGGCAAAGATGAAGTCGGTGTGCTGTTCCGGCAGAAAATTGAGCTGGTTCTGCGTGCCCTGCATGAAGCCTTTGCCGTGGAGCAGGCCGGAGCCGATGGCGATCTTCGACTGGATGATGTGATAGCCGGCGCCGAGGGGGTCGGCCTGCGGGTCGATGAAAGTCAGGACGCGCCGTTGCTGATAGGGCTTCAGATGGGTCCAGACGAACGGTAACGCCGGCCCGACGATGGCGGCCACGAGCACTACCAGCCGCAGTTGCATACCGCCGATCAGGAGGATGACGCCGACGGTCAAACCGATAGCAACGGCGGTTCCGAGGTCGGGTTGCTTGAGGATGAGCAGGGCAACCGGCGCGAACAGCAGCAGCGGGACCCCGACCGCCCGCAGCGACAGCGGCCCTTCGCCCGTCTGGCGATGGAGATAGCGGGCCAACGCGACGATCAGTGCCAGTTTCGCGAATTCGGACGGCTGCAACATGAACGGTCCGATCGGGATCCAGCGGCGCGCCCCGCCGCCGGAGGTGCCGATCGCGGCCGTGAGCACGAGGAGCAGCAGTGCCGCCGCATAAGGGACGTAGCCGTAGCGTTCGAGCCATCGGTAGTCGAAGCATAGTGCCGCCACCATGGCGGCGAGTCCCCCCAGCGCGAAGATCAGTTGCCGCACGGCCAGGGGGGACGCCGAATGGCTCGGGCCGTGGGTGGCACTGAGGACGGTGGTCAGGCCGGCCCCCAGCAGCACGAGAACGCAGAGCAGCAGCGGCCAGTCAAAATGCGCGATGAGACGTCGATCGATTCTGAGCATAGGTGTGGCCTTGCCGAGTCGTTTGCAGTTCGAAGAACTTCGCCATGACCTCGCGCACGATCGGGGCCGCGACAGCCCCGCCGCCGCCGTCGGCATGTTCCACCAGGGCGGCGACGGCGATGGTCGGTTCGTCCGCCGGTGCGTAGGCGACGAACCACGCATGGTCGCGGTGCTGGCGCGGGAGTTGGCTGGCCTTGGGGCGCTGGCGGCCGAGGGCGACGACCTGAGAGGTCCCGGTCTTGCCGGCGACCTCGATACCGTCGAGACGGGCCTTCTTGCCGGTTCCTTTTCCGACGACGTCGCGCAGTGCGTCGCGCACCTGCCGGAGCGTCGTCTCCCTGACTTGCAATTGGCCGACCAACTCGGGCGTCTCGGTATGTACCGTCTCGCCGTCGGGCGTCTCGATCCGAGCGACGAGGTGCGGCCGGTACTGCTTGCCGGTGGCGGCGGTGGCGATGGCGGTCGCCATTTGCAGGGGCGTGGTGGTGACGTAACCCTGACCGATCGCTACCGAGAGCGTCTCGCCGGCGTACCAGGGTTGTTTGAGGCGCTTCCGCTTCCAGGCCGTATCGGGAATCGTGCCCGCCTGTTCGTGATCGAGCCCGATGCCGGTGGGCGCTCCGAGGCCGAATACCCGCGCGTATCGGGCGATGACGTCCACCCCCAGGCGTTGCGCGACCTGATAGAAGAACACGTCGCAGGAGTGGACCAGCGCTTCGTGGACGTTCACGCTGCCGTGGCCGCGCTTCTTCCAACAGCGGAAGTAATGGTTGCCGAACTGCAGTCCGCCCCCGCAGCGGATGCGGGTGAACGGATTGATGACGCCTTCCTCGAGGGCCGCGGTCGCCACGACGAACTTGAACGTCGAGCCCGGGGGGTACTGCCCCTGGATGGAGCGGTTGCTCAGCGGCCGATTCTGGTCGCCGACGAGGGCGCGCCATTCGTTGCGGCGAATACCGCGGGCGAAGGCGTTCGGGTCGAACGACGGCGAGGTTACCATCGCCAGAATCTCGCCATTGGTGGGGTCGAGCGCGACAATGCTCCCGGCGCGGTCGCCCAGGGCCGCACTGGCCGCCTGCTGCAGATCGAGATCGATGGTCAGGGTAATTGCGTTCCCGGGCTCTTCTTCGACTTCACGGAGGACCTTTAGCTTGCGCCCGACCGCGTCGACCTCGATCTGTTGGCCGCCGTTTACGCCGCGAAGGTAGCGCTCCCAATGCTTCTCGATGCCCGCCTTGCCGACGAGATCGCCCAGGTGGTAGCGCGGGTCGGCGGCGATGTCTTCCGGGCTGACCTCGCCGACGTAGCCGAGCACGTGGGCCAGCTCGGTGCCGAGCGGATATTGCCGGCGAGGCGTGATCTGCAGGCTCACGCCGGGCAGATCGAGCTGGTGGGTCTCGATGGCCACGACCTCGTCCCAGTTCAGGTCGCGTTTCACGATCACCTCGTCGAACGGGGGACGCGCGCCGGTGTGGCTGAGCAGGTTGCGCATCTCCGCGGTGCTCTGGCCGAGCAACTGTCCCAGCGTCTCCAGCGTCAGCTCGAGGTCGCGCGTATCCTCGGCTACGAGGACCGCATCGAATGACGGCCGGCTGTCGACCAGCACCTTGCCGTGCCGGTCGAGCACGGTGCCCCGGGTCGCCTGGAGGCGGCGCAGACGAATGCGGTTGCCGTCCGAGGAGGCGCGCAGTTCGTCCCCCTGCAAGACCTGCAGGTTCCACAGTTGCGCGAGCAGAACGCCGAAGCCGAGCAGCGCCGCGACGAGGGCGACGAATACGCGGCGCCGGAGCGCGGCGGGCACCTCGCGTTGCGCCAGCGGTACCATGCTACTCCTCGTCCGCTGCCGGCGGGCTGAGCGACTGGGCGAGCAGCGCAAAGACCAGCGGGCTCAGCAGGGCGGCCAGGCATCCCTGGACAAACACGGTGATCACCGGCGGCCGTCCCAGTCCTTCCGGGGACACGAACAACAGCGCCAGAACGAGGATGGCCAGGGTCTTCACGATCGACGCGAGGAAGACGACGACGATTTTCGAGATGGCATTGTCGACCCACAACTGACGCGAGGTGAGATAGACCATCGCGTACACGAGACAGGCGGAAAAGGCGTTGAGTCCGGCGGCGCTGGCCGAGGAGACGTCCTGAAGATAACCGAGCAGAAACGCCCCCGCCGCGGCGCGTGCCGAGTGGTAATGCAAACCGAGGTAGACGGTGAGAATCAGCAACAGGTCGGGGGTCGCACGGCCAATGGCCACCCGCGGCAGCAACGTCGTTTGCAGCAGCAAAGCCATCAAAGCGAAAAGGGCGAACACCACCGCGGTGCGCACCTACGGTGTCCCTCCCGGGCGCCGTGCCATTTTGCCGGACGCGGTGCGCGGAGCGCGGACCGGGAACGGCCCGGACGGGTGGCGGCGGATCACGACGGTTTGTCCTTCCCGGTTGCGGGTGCCGGCACGATGACCACTTCTTCGACGCGGTCGAGCGGAGCACTGGGCTGAACTTCGGCGACCTGCAACAGGCCCCGCGTGCCGCGCGTGACGTGCGTTACCGTGCCGATCGAAACGCCCTTGGGAAAGATGCCGTCCAACCCCGAGGTGACGATCGCGTCGCCCACTTCGACATCTTCCTCCCGCTTGAGGTACTTCATCACGCACCGGCCGTCGAGGGCGCCTTCGACGATGCCGCGGGCGCGGGTGCGTTGCACGACCGCATCCACGCCGCTGTTGTGATCGGTGATGAGCAGTACGCGGGCGGCATTCGGGCTGGTATCGATGGTCCGGCCGACGACGCCCTGGGCGGACAGCACCGCCATGTTGCGGCGGATGCCGTCGGCCTCGCCGCGGTTGACGGTCAGCGTGCCGAACACCGGGAGCGGGTCGCGGCCGACCACGAGGGCCGCCAGCAGCGGCAGGTCGAGACTGCTCCGAAAGCCG from Candidatus Binatia bacterium carries:
- the mreC gene encoding rod shape-determining protein MreC; translation: MLEFLHDHRIVVTVAALSLLSLLLLSSTAQRPGRPDPLARVVLEVMRPLQAAVTAGIDVAGDGWTTYVGLVGVRRENERLARRVLELEQQLVRLNEVEQAEKRLAGLLGFRSSLDLPLLAALVVGRDPLPVFGTLTVNRGEADGIRRNMAVLSAQGVVGRTIDTSPNAARVLLITDHNSGVDAVVQRTRARGIVEGALDGRCVMKYLKREEDVEVGDAIVTSGLDGIFPKGVSIGTVTHVTRGTRGLLQVAEVQPSAPLDRVEEVVIVPAPATGKDKPS
- the rodA gene encoding rod shape-determining protein RodA gives rise to the protein MLRIDRRLIAHFDWPLLLCVLVLLGAGLTTVLSATHGPSHSASPLAVRQLIFALGGLAAMVAALCFDYRWLERYGYVPYAAALLLLVLTAAIGTSGGGARRWIPIGPFMLQPSEFAKLALIVALARYLHRQTGEGPLSLRAVGVPLLLFAPVALLILKQPDLGTAVAIGLTVGVILLIGGMQLRLVVLVAAIVGPALPFVWTHLKPYQQRRVLTFIDPQADPLGAGYHIIQSKIAIGSGLLHGKGFMQGTQNQLNFLPEQHTDFIFAVFAEEWGFLGSAALLGAYVVLLLRCIVVASRARDAFGTLLAFGLSAGIFCQVFINMAMAMGVLPVVGVTLPFFSYGGSSLLATMIAIGLLMNISMRRFTF
- a CDS encoding LOG family protein codes for the protein MTARTEHTNEQRRYLNDIAETANRLAEDHTSVGDLKIVAGALREMATAFGVFAPYRQVRKVSTFGSARTKPGDRIFDLAERFARQIADAGFMVITGAGPGIMEACQRGAGRERSFGVNIRLPFEQTANAVIEGDTKLLTFRYFFTRKLFFLKEAHAVVLFPGGFGTHDEGFETLTLLQTGKTRPMPLVLLDEPQGTYWKTWQRYVEDHILRRGMIGRDDLALYKVTDDVATAVGEITAFYRVYHSSRFVRDHFVLRLTRQLPAEFVQQLTDEFRDIVTDGIIEQRAAFSAEGNEPEIFHLPRLVFRFDRVHYGRLRQLIDRLNLTECRLPGPS
- the mrdA gene encoding penicillin-binding protein 2, giving the protein MVPLAQREVPAALRRRVFVALVAALLGFGVLLAQLWNLQVLQGDELRASSDGNRIRLRRLQATRGTVLDRHGKVLVDSRPSFDAVLVAEDTRDLELTLETLGQLLGQSTAEMRNLLSHTGARPPFDEVIVKRDLNWDEVVAIETHQLDLPGVSLQITPRRQYPLGTELAHVLGYVGEVSPEDIAADPRYHLGDLVGKAGIEKHWERYLRGVNGGQQIEVDAVGRKLKVLREVEEEPGNAITLTIDLDLQQAASAALGDRAGSIVALDPTNGEILAMVTSPSFDPNAFARGIRRNEWRALVGDQNRPLSNRSIQGQYPPGSTFKFVVATAALEEGVINPFTRIRCGGGLQFGNHYFRCWKKRGHGSVNVHEALVHSCDVFFYQVAQRLGVDVIARYARVFGLGAPTGIGLDHEQAGTIPDTAWKRKRLKQPWYAGETLSVAIGQGYVTTTPLQMATAIATAATGKQYRPHLVARIETPDGETVHTETPELVGQLQVRETTLRQVRDALRDVVGKGTGKKARLDGIEVAGKTGTSQVVALGRQRPKASQLPRQHRDHAWFVAYAPADEPTIAVAALVEHADGGGGAVAAPIVREVMAKFFELQTTRQGHTYAQNRSTSHRAF
- the mreD gene encoding rod shape-determining protein MreD yields the protein MRTAVVFALFALMALLLQTTLLPRVAIGRATPDLLLILTVYLGLHYHSARAAAGAFLLGYLQDVSSASAAGLNAFSACLVYAMVYLTSRQLWVDNAISKIVVVFLASIVKTLAILVLALLFVSPEGLGRPPVITVFVQGCLAALLSPLVFALLAQSLSPPAADEE